A DNA window from Deltaproteobacteria bacterium contains the following coding sequences:
- the queC gene encoding 7-cyano-7-deazaguanine synthase QueC, giving the protein MSQAVTLLSGGLDSVVSTALAHAQHGVALALTFDYGQRAAAREISSAARFCGHWKIPHTVLQLPWLGDITHTALVQRDQALPTYDSAALNDLAGQHRSASAVWVPNRNGVFLNIAAAYAETHELDWIVTGFNAEEAVTFSDNSAAFVEQTTAAFQLSTRTHPRVVSYTQAMQKSEIAATARRLEIPLDWCWPCYEGGAQWCGRCESCARFQRAMKCAPLRGAGHPLPSPFGEGKGAATRSLHGPRQR; this is encoded by the coding sequence ATGAGCCAAGCCGTGACGTTACTCTCCGGCGGTCTCGATTCGGTCGTATCGACCGCATTGGCGCACGCTCAACACGGCGTCGCGTTGGCCCTGACGTTCGACTACGGCCAACGCGCCGCCGCCCGCGAAATCAGCAGCGCTGCACGGTTTTGCGGCCATTGGAAGATTCCCCACACCGTGTTGCAGTTGCCGTGGTTGGGAGACATCACGCACACCGCGCTCGTCCAACGCGACCAAGCGCTGCCCACATATGACAGCGCCGCATTGAATGACCTCGCGGGCCAACATCGTTCGGCGTCCGCCGTCTGGGTCCCGAATCGCAACGGCGTCTTTCTGAATATCGCCGCCGCCTACGCGGAGACCCACGAACTCGACTGGATCGTGACCGGATTTAACGCCGAAGAGGCGGTCACTTTCTCGGACAACAGTGCCGCGTTTGTCGAACAAACAACCGCCGCGTTCCAACTTTCGACCCGCACCCACCCGCGCGTCGTGAGTTACACCCAAGCGATGCAGAAATCTGAAATTGCCGCGACCGCCCGCCGGCTGGAAATCCCGCTGGACTGGTGTTGGCCGTGTTACGAAGGCGGCGCGCAATGGTGCGGCCGCTGCGAATCCTGCGCCCGCTTCCAACGCGCGATGAAATGCGCCCCGCTCCGAGGGGCGGGGCATCCACTCCCCTCTCCCTTTGGGGAGGGTAAGGGCGCAGCGACTCGGTCGCTGCATGGCCCGCGGCAGCGGTGA
- a CDS encoding DUF366 family protein: MHTLWIPETILYDGAQLRPHWILEQTGAVGDAIAAFVGPAKVTAAHMVDWEDVRAQAWIHSDAMLHFIVEHFETDLTRMILWQRLLVAICHDVLRSHCPAISIRREGDDLFDGVAKLSVSIATVSPISSLIHTGINVLNTNTPVPTRGLQDYDIAAAPFAKDVMDRYAVEFAEVQHARAKVRPVGLELTSKPSRAAQGQGAPGPSNRSVRSCT; this comes from the coding sequence ATGCACACCCTCTGGATTCCCGAAACGATCCTCTACGACGGCGCCCAACTACGCCCGCACTGGATCTTGGAACAGACCGGCGCCGTCGGTGACGCCATCGCCGCGTTTGTCGGTCCAGCAAAGGTCACTGCGGCCCATATGGTCGACTGGGAGGACGTCCGCGCGCAGGCCTGGATCCATTCCGACGCGATGCTGCACTTTATCGTCGAACACTTCGAGACCGATCTCACTCGCATGATCCTCTGGCAACGACTATTGGTGGCGATCTGCCACGACGTGCTGCGATCCCACTGTCCGGCAATCTCGATCCGGCGCGAGGGCGACGACCTGTTCGACGGCGTGGCCAAACTCTCCGTTTCCATCGCCACCGTCTCGCCGATTTCAAGCCTGATTCACACCGGCATCAACGTCCTGAACACCAACACCCCAGTGCCAACGCGCGGACTGCAGGATTACGACATTGCTGCAGCGCCGTTCGCTAAAGACGTGATGGATCGCTACGCTGTAGAATTCGCCGAAGTGCAACATGCCCGCGCCAAAGTCCGACCGGTCGGTCTAGAACTCACTTCAAAACCGTCACGAGCGGCCCAAGGGCAAGGCGCGCCGGGCCCCAGCAACCGGAGCGTACGAAGTTGTACGTGA